Genomic DNA from Mycobacterium stomatepiae:
GTTCAAAGGTGTTGAAGAATTCGTGCTTCACATCTGGGGTAGGTACGGAAGCCTCGCGGCGTGGACGCTGCGTGAGAAAACGCATCGAGAGCCGCCCTGGCGTGATGCGTTCGAGGATGGCGTGCGCCATACCGGTATTGCGCATAACAGTATGCGCGCCTACTTCCTGACGGTGTCCTGAAGCATTGCTACCGAAGCCAAAGAAGGGCAACAAGCCCGGACAGGTTCCAGCGACTGATCCCGCCGACGGAGGAAAGGCGCCCGGCGCTGGCTATCCCGTGCTGTGCCTCCGCCACTTGCAACCGGGATGGGGATTCGAAGAGGCTGCGGCCGACCAATGCCAGGCATTCCTGATCAAGTGGGCGAAGCGCGCTTCCTTCACGTGGACAGAACTTGTACAGCACCACAAGCACGGGCTTGGTTCTGAAAAGATTCCGAGGAGCAAGATCAACCCACAAATCCCCCCGCACCTAGAACTCGATGACTACGTCGTGTTCCGGCACCAGCAGAACCTCCCCTTCGTAGGATTCCGCAGTGGGGATGTCTTCCATGTCCTTTGGGTCGAACGCGAGTACAACGAGCTGTACCAGCACTAGTTAGTTGAGACGCGGTGCCTCCGAGTCACGATCTGGGCATGAGCAGGTGAAATCCCACCGTTCGGGCCATGATCCGGTGAGGTCTCCGTAGCAGCAGAAGCGGATACGTTCGCCGGTATCGCTGGTGAGGGTGACTTCGTGCCAGTCCTCCCACACACGGGTGGACCACATGTACAACCGGCGGGACAACCAACGGCGAAAAGCAACCATCGCGAACGCCTATCAGGACTCCACGCAAGCGCGAAGACCTCAGCCTAGCGCGACACCAAAGAACCGCCTGCAAGAGCGTGTGATCTCGCATCAAACTGACCCACTATCGAGCGTGCTCTTCCAGCATGCTTGTTAGGCACTGTCAGAACCGAATAATCAGCACAAAGCATGCCCCGAAGCCCCGACCCGCTCGTCCACTCCCGAGGTCTGGCAGCGCAGGTCGTATGGTCCACCGATTAGTCGACGGTGCCAGCCAGGCCGAAGTCAGCCAGTGTCTTTTCAGCCAACTCATACAAGGCCCGCCGTGTGTTCTGTGCACCCGGTTGATAAGCGTAGATACTGAGCCGAATCGAGTCTTGGAGGAGCCAAGACTGCACGACCATTTGGCCGCCGGCTCGTTCAAGGCACTGTCGACTTTCGTGCTGGTTGACCACTCGCGCCATGATCCACTCAGAGTCAGTGCCGTCAAGACGACAGAACACCGGGTCCACCTCGCCGAGGTAAGAGCAAATCACCGTGGAATTAGGGTCGGCGAACATCGCATCGAACATCCGTTTCCACACCCGCTTCCTCCTGAACCCAACCAACCGGAGGTACTGCGATGAATCATCGCCCGCCTCCCGTAGCGTCCTCAGCCCCTGCCTGATGCCGGCACGCACCTCACGCAGATCTATCGTTACCAGCGTCGGATCGAGGCTAGTGGTCACCGAAGTGGTTACAAATGACGTTGCGTTCGCATGCGTCTCCCCCGCCGGGCGCCCGCTAATCGGCAAGGACAAAGTGACGGCACCGTCACCAGGACGTTGACGCCCCATGCGCTCCGCAAATTTCGCAGTCCACCCGGCAACTAACGTCTGAGTCGTCCCGCCAAGAGCGTCCGCACAAGCCTGCCAATCATCCAAGCTGACCTGGATCGTGACAGTGGGCGCGACGACGGTGTCATCGTCGTCGCCTTCGTTGACGTTGACGTTGACGTTGACGTTGGTGGGAGGCGATACCGATGGCTGGCCAGCACCTCGAAGGCGACGAGCCCGTTTTGTCACCGCGGCAGCCGCACGGGCAACTTCCGGTACATCCCGTATGGTCCGGCGGGCGTCCTGAGCGAGCGCGCGCCGTCGAGTGCGCGAATCCGGCGGCGGCAAACCCAGATCGCGTGTGTTGCCCAAGACCGCATCGGTGACCTCGGCGATAAGCCCGAAACCATCGATTAGATAGTGGGAACACACCAAGGTAACCGCGGTCGAACCGTCCGTCAGGGGAAGAACACCGAGATGCCAACCGGGACCGCGCTCCGGGTCTACGGGCACTAGTGAGCGCTCATCAGCCCAATCACTGAGTTCAGCGCGTGGACGGGCGCACTCAGCGATATCGATGTCCACCGGTTTCTCGCCTAACACCCACCTATTCCGGGCAAACTTCAGCGGCGAACGCTCGATACGCCGTCGCAATAGCCCCAGACCGAGATTGTGGTGAAACTGCTTGAGGCCATCGAGGTCGATATCGGTGTCATAAACCCACACACATTGGATAACCGCATTGCACCCGATGGCGCGATGCAATGTGAAAAAGCCGTTATCGCCGAAAGCGAGCGAATGGTCCCGTTGTGTATCAACGTCGGATGCGCGGCGTTTACGAGCGGCTCGTGAAAGGCGCCGGGGGGCTGACACGGACCGACTTCCTGCCAGACGGGATTCCTCCGGACCGCTTTGCAGAACGTACGCGTGGTCACGAAGTTCCAGGCGACGCCGCGCGGCGTCAAGCTCGCCAGCTAATGCCAACGAATTAAGTGTTCGAGACATCAGAGCAGTCCGAGCTGTTGCAGGTTGGTGATGTATTGGATGATGATCGGCGCCGTGACGTGGGGGATGTCGTTGGTGGGGCCGATTTGGGCTTGTTGCACCGCTGCACGGAATCGGTCGGTCGATGGTGTGCGTTCACGGG
This window encodes:
- a CDS encoding wax ester/triacylglycerol synthase family O-acyltransferase, with protein sequence MSAPRRLSRAARKRRASDVDTQRDHSLAFGDNGFFTLHRAIGCNAVIQCVWVYDTDIDLDGLKQFHHNLGLGLLRRRIERSPLKFARNRWVLGEKPVDIDIAECARPRAELSDWADERSLVPVDPERGPGWHLGVLPLTDGSTAVTLVCSHYLIDGFGLIAEVTDAVLGNTRDLGLPPPDSRTRRRALAQDARRTIRDVPEVARAAAAVTKRARRLRGAGQPSVSPPTNVNVNVNVNEGDDDDTVVAPTVTIQVSLDDWQACADALGGTTQTLVAGWTAKFAERMGRQRPGDGAVTLSLPISGRPAGETHANATSFVTTSVTTSLDPTLVTIDLREVRAGIRQGLRTLREAGDDSSQYLRLVGFRRKRVWKRMFDAMFADPNSTVICSYLGEVDPVFCRLDGTDSEWIMARVVNQHESRQCLERAGGQMVVQSWLLQDSIRLSIYAYQPGAQNTRRALYELAEKTLADFGLAGTVD